In Haloplanus rubicundus, one DNA window encodes the following:
- a CDS encoding ABC transporter ATP-binding protein, whose amino-acid sequence MALLETENLVKEFGGLVATDDVNLEVEEDERVSIIGPNGAGKSTLINLITRRLDPTSGDIRFKGESIVNRDPHEVVQMGVSKSFQTASIFSNLTVRENAEIAALAAEHGSFGFKFLEHRDSLTDVHEVARDTLDAVGLLDQADRTASELPYGDKRRLEIGIALAAEPDLLLMDEPTAGMSPEETEATVDLVEEVKREMGLTFVLIEHDMEIVFSVSDRIVVLNRGRVIAEGTPDEIRGDPEVQEAYLGGVDL is encoded by the coding sequence ATGGCGCTGCTGGAAACGGAGAACCTCGTCAAGGAGTTCGGCGGTCTCGTCGCCACCGACGACGTGAACCTCGAGGTTGAAGAAGACGAACGCGTCTCGATCATCGGCCCGAACGGCGCGGGCAAGTCGACGCTCATCAACCTCATCACGCGCCGCCTCGACCCCACGTCGGGCGATATCCGGTTCAAAGGCGAGTCCATCGTGAACCGTGATCCACACGAGGTGGTTCAGATGGGCGTCAGCAAGTCCTTCCAGACCGCCTCCATCTTCTCGAACCTCACCGTGCGGGAGAACGCCGAAATCGCTGCTCTCGCCGCCGAACACGGCTCGTTCGGGTTCAAGTTCCTCGAACACCGGGACAGCCTCACCGACGTCCACGAGGTGGCACGGGACACCCTCGACGCCGTCGGCCTCCTCGATCAGGCAGACCGCACGGCCTCCGAACTCCCCTACGGCGACAAGCGGCGCCTCGAAATCGGCATCGCGCTCGCGGCCGAACCCGACCTCCTCCTGATGGACGAGCCGACAGCGGGGATGTCGCCCGAGGAGACCGAGGCGACGGTCGACCTCGTCGAGGAAGTCAAACGCGAAATGGGGCTCACCTTCGTCCTCATCGAACACGACATGGAGATCGTCTTCAGCGTCTCCGATCGCATCGTCGTCCTCAACCGCGGTCGGGTCATCGCCGAGGGAACGCCCGACGAAATCAGGGGCGATCCCGAAGTGCAGGAGGCGTACCTCGGGGGGGTGGACCTGTGA
- a CDS encoding branched-chain amino acid ABC transporter permease yields MSFHIEAITVLLNGLQQGAIYILLAVGLSIILGTLKFVNFAHGALYLIGTYAGLLLALEINLTSGLLQEWGFSELGLGLGYIPALLIVPFVVFVVGLAMERFVVEPFKDRPDTDQILVTFGLAIIVQELFRAFFGSSSLPFSQPAWAQGPPQVPFLAAIPISSWRYYVIGITAVLVLIVYLLVEFTDFGLIVRAGTRDPEMVELLGIRLSRPYIVVFGIGAALAGVAGVVGGPLNPVNPTIGNEILVPAFLTVVIGGVGSIAGAVLGGVLFGLTQAILVATYSAWAQVGLYAIAALVLLVRPQGLLGEAEVAP; encoded by the coding sequence ATGAGCTTTCACATCGAGGCGATTACCGTCCTGCTCAACGGCCTCCAGCAGGGCGCCATCTACATCCTGCTGGCGGTGGGCCTGTCGATCATCCTCGGCACACTGAAGTTCGTCAACTTCGCCCACGGGGCGCTGTATCTCATCGGCACCTACGCGGGGTTGCTGTTGGCCCTCGAAATCAACCTGACGAGCGGCCTGCTTCAAGAGTGGGGGTTCTCCGAGCTCGGCCTCGGCCTGGGCTACATCCCGGCGCTGCTCATCGTTCCCTTCGTCGTCTTCGTCGTCGGGTTGGCGATGGAGCGTTTCGTCGTCGAACCGTTCAAGGACCGTCCGGACACCGACCAGATTCTCGTCACCTTCGGGCTGGCGATCATCGTTCAGGAACTGTTCCGAGCCTTCTTCGGATCGAGCAGCCTGCCGTTCAGCCAGCCCGCGTGGGCACAGGGGCCGCCCCAGGTGCCCTTCCTCGCGGCCATCCCCATCTCCTCGTGGCGGTACTACGTCATCGGCATCACAGCCGTTCTGGTGCTCATCGTCTACCTCCTCGTGGAGTTCACGGACTTCGGGCTGATCGTCCGTGCCGGCACCCGTGATCCCGAGATGGTCGAACTGCTCGGCATCCGGCTGAGTCGGCCGTACATCGTCGTCTTCGGCATCGGCGCGGCGCTCGCCGGCGTCGCGGGCGTCGTCGGTGGCCCGCTCAACCCCGTCAACCCCACCATCGGCAACGAGATTCTCGTGCCCGCGTTCCTGACCGTCGTCATCGGCGGCGTCGGCTCCATCGCCGGCGCCGTCCTCGGGGGCGTCCTGTTCGGACTCACACAGGCCATCCTCGTGGCGACGTACTCCGCGTGGGCGCAGGTGGGACTCTACGCCATCGCCGCGCTCGTCCTGCTCGTGCGGCCACAGGGCCTGCTCGGTGAGGCGGAGGTGGCCCCATGA
- a CDS encoding universal stress protein, protein MYHVVIGVDDNEERAMACARAVADLPGDASEKRVTVIHSFTDNPSGASASQLASVRDVTDFLEERGIEIEVTESSGDPADQLLEVAQEEDADLIVVAGRKRSPTGKALFGSVTQSVILNAERPVMVAGEARE, encoded by the coding sequence ATGTACCACGTCGTGATCGGCGTCGACGACAACGAGGAGCGAGCGATGGCATGTGCACGGGCGGTGGCCGACCTGCCCGGCGACGCGTCGGAGAAACGGGTGACGGTGATCCACAGCTTCACCGACAACCCGAGCGGTGCCTCCGCGTCCCAGCTCGCGTCCGTCCGTGACGTGACCGACTTCCTGGAGGAGCGGGGCATCGAGATCGAGGTGACCGAATCGAGCGGCGACCCCGCCGATCAGCTTCTCGAAGTCGCACAGGAAGAGGATGCGGACCTCATCGTCGTGGCCGGCCGGAAGCGCTCGCCGACGGGCAAGGCGCTGTTCGGAAGCGTCACGCAGTCGGTTATCTTGAACGCGGAGCGGCCGGTGATGGTCGCCGGCGAGGCGCGCGAGTAG
- a CDS encoding DUF7520 family protein has translation MTATRRDGQRLMILLYFVIVGIAGVLGLVLGGFIFAGEGPELFFLIDLPATALGYATFGVVTVAVGLGIPLALVVYVSRGLDGVDKDT, from the coding sequence GTGACCGCAACACGGCGTGACGGCCAGCGGCTGATGATACTCCTCTATTTCGTCATCGTTGGTATCGCGGGCGTCCTCGGTCTGGTCCTCGGCGGGTTCATCTTCGCCGGCGAGGGACCGGAGCTGTTCTTCCTGATCGACCTCCCGGCGACGGCGCTCGGCTACGCGACGTTCGGCGTGGTGACCGTCGCCGTCGGACTCGGGATTCCGCTCGCACTCGTCGTCTACGTCTCCCGCGGGCTGGACGGCGTGGATAAAGACACTTAG
- a CDS encoding GNAT family N-acetyltransferase, with translation MDIREATAADIDGIRTVAHDSLAASYGHVLEDDIIAQAVERWYDEETLADDLDDRSTEFLVADDDGDIVGFAQSYVVDRREVVGEIDWLHVEPGSRGSGIGDELLAALEARLMDHGVGRIEGRVLEANEAGAGFYEREEFEGIGDRTVEIGGEPFVEKLYSKFPETGGRQVLTEAATLPDGRQVFVALDESVRGSSGPFYAVYLDRDRSERYGYLCGNCDGFGISMDTMGRVVCKDCENRRKPTRWDASYL, from the coding sequence ATGGACATCCGCGAGGCAACCGCAGCGGACATCGACGGGATTCGGACCGTGGCCCACGACTCCCTCGCCGCGTCGTACGGACACGTACTTGAGGACGACATCATCGCGCAGGCCGTCGAGCGGTGGTACGACGAGGAGACGCTCGCCGACGACTTGGACGACCGGAGCACGGAGTTCCTCGTCGCCGACGACGACGGAGACATCGTCGGGTTCGCACAGAGCTACGTCGTCGACCGGCGCGAGGTGGTCGGCGAAATCGACTGGCTCCACGTCGAACCCGGGAGCCGCGGGAGCGGCATCGGGGACGAACTCCTGGCCGCGCTCGAAGCCCGCCTCATGGACCACGGCGTCGGCCGCATCGAGGGGCGCGTCCTCGAAGCCAACGAGGCCGGAGCCGGCTTCTACGAGCGCGAGGAGTTCGAAGGCATCGGCGACCGCACCGTCGAAATCGGCGGCGAGCCGTTCGTCGAGAAGCTCTACTCCAAGTTCCCCGAGACCGGCGGCCGGCAGGTACTCACCGAGGCCGCGACCCTCCCCGACGGCCGACAGGTGTTCGTCGCCCTCGACGAGAGCGTCCGCGGCTCCAGCGGCCCGTTCTACGCCGTCTACCTCGACCGCGACCGCTCGGAACGCTACGGCTACCTCTGTGGCAACTGCGACGGCTTCGGCATCTCGATGGACACCATGGGCCGCGTCGTCTGCAAGGACTGCGAGAACCGCCGCAAGCCCACCCGCTGGGACGCGAGCTACCTGTAG
- a CDS encoding substrate-binding protein — protein sequence MVGLAGCSGGGGGGGGGGGGDSDYPELGNYPIEGDTATLGFNVPQSGPYASEGEDELRAYELAVDHLNNGGGWVDSQFDDLSGDGVLGYQIDSVSGDTATDADTARQSASRMIQRDDAIMVTGGSSSAVAIAVQELCQRERVMFMACLTHSNETTGANCVRYGFREMFNAYMTGQALAPVLREEYGSDLQFYQLYADYSWGQTVQESMNQFLTETAGWEQVDSVATPLGTSDYSSYLSEAANSGADVLLLDHYGLDGATSVSQAVDAGLDEDMELVVPLYNRPMAEAAGAAIEGVFGTVAWDSQIDNTPSQEFLQVFQDEYDRIPSGPAQLAYSQTLMYAAAVERAGTFYPPEVIRQLEDYEYDNIGMGAETMRGCDHQAQRDVPVVRGLPESEQAEGQYFEIINVTSRDELGYACDAGPAAECELGEYGDE from the coding sequence CTGGTCGGACTGGCCGGCTGCTCGGGTGGCGGTGGTGGCGGCGGTGGCGGCGGTGGCGGCGACTCCGACTACCCCGAACTCGGCAACTACCCCATCGAGGGCGATACGGCGACGCTCGGGTTCAACGTCCCGCAGTCCGGGCCGTACGCCTCCGAAGGGGAAGACGAACTCCGCGCGTACGAACTCGCGGTCGATCACCTGAACAACGGCGGCGGCTGGGTCGACTCCCAGTTCGACGACCTCTCCGGCGACGGCGTCCTCGGCTACCAGATCGACTCGGTGAGCGGCGACACGGCGACCGACGCCGACACCGCGCGCCAGTCCGCGTCGCGGATGATCCAGCGTGACGACGCGATCATGGTGACCGGCGGGTCCTCTTCCGCCGTCGCCATCGCGGTGCAGGAGCTGTGCCAGCGCGAGCGGGTCATGTTCATGGCCTGTCTGACCCACTCCAACGAGACGACCGGCGCGAACTGCGTGCGCTACGGCTTCCGGGAGATGTTCAACGCGTACATGACCGGGCAGGCGCTCGCGCCAGTCCTCCGTGAGGAGTACGGGAGCGACCTGCAGTTCTATCAGCTCTACGCCGACTACAGCTGGGGGCAGACCGTTCAGGAGTCGATGAACCAGTTCCTGACCGAGACGGCCGGCTGGGAGCAGGTCGACTCCGTCGCGACGCCGCTCGGCACCAGCGACTACTCGTCCTATCTCTCGGAGGCGGCGAACTCCGGGGCCGACGTCCTCCTGCTCGACCACTACGGACTGGACGGGGCAACGTCGGTGAGCCAGGCGGTCGACGCCGGTCTCGACGAGGACATGGAGCTCGTCGTCCCGCTGTACAACCGCCCGATGGCCGAGGCAGCCGGCGCCGCCATCGAGGGCGTGTTCGGCACCGTCGCCTGGGACTCACAGATCGACAACACGCCGTCCCAGGAGTTCCTGCAGGTGTTCCAGGACGAGTACGACCGCATCCCATCCGGGCCGGCACAGCTCGCGTACTCCCAGACGCTCATGTACGCGGCGGCCGTCGAACGCGCCGGGACGTTCTACCCGCCCGAGGTCATCCGGCAACTGGAGGACTACGAGTACGACAACATCGGCATGGGTGCCGAGACGATGCGTGGCTGTGACCACCAGGCCCAGCGCGACGTGCCCGTCGTCCGTGGCCTCCCCGAGTCCGAACAGGCCGAAGGCCAGTACTTCGAGATCATCAACGTCACGAGTCGCGACGAACTCGGATACGCCTGCGACGCCGGTCCTGCCGCCGAATGTGAGCTCGGCGAGTACGGCGACGAGTAG
- a CDS encoding thioredoxin family protein, which produces MSGPSNAALEDALDALIDAGLVAERDDGGLVTTDAFESTRRVYRDSYAGVDDAVFRSTVADAFGVSESTAAERIDAGSITRADLIAYLSLRAAFDNEGSKIPRADGEAVDSEASETPREGGDGAGEATLPDDERLATMATLVAEISPGSPVPDAVPELDDESWPAFLADHPDAVVTVWRHDCAPCEALKDDLDAVLSALPDAVAVAGVDGESVADFRRTFDVDAAPAVCSFRDGALEDVTTGRQSPDTYADRFVAVYE; this is translated from the coding sequence ATGTCTGGCCCCTCGAACGCGGCGCTCGAAGACGCGCTCGACGCCCTGATCGACGCCGGTCTCGTCGCCGAACGCGACGACGGGGGCCTCGTGACGACCGACGCCTTCGAGTCGACGCGCCGCGTCTATCGCGACTCCTACGCCGGCGTCGACGACGCCGTCTTCCGGTCCACCGTCGCCGACGCCTTCGGCGTGAGCGAGTCGACCGCAGCCGAGCGAATCGACGCCGGATCGATCACCCGTGCGGACCTGATCGCCTACCTCTCGCTTCGGGCTGCATTCGACAACGAGGGATCGAAGATCCCTCGGGCAGACGGCGAAGCCGTCGACAGCGAGGCGTCGGAGACGCCTCGGGAAGGCGGTGACGGTGCGGGTGAGGCGACGTTGCCAGACGACGAGCGACTGGCGACGATGGCGACGCTCGTCGCCGAAATTTCGCCCGGGTCGCCGGTGCCCGACGCGGTGCCGGAACTCGACGACGAGTCGTGGCCGGCCTTTCTCGCCGATCATCCCGACGCCGTCGTGACGGTGTGGCGCCACGACTGCGCGCCCTGCGAGGCGTTAAAAGACGACCTCGACGCCGTGCTGTCGGCGCTTCCGGACGCCGTGGCGGTGGCGGGCGTCGACGGCGAGTCGGTGGCCGACTTCCGCCGGACGTTCGACGTCGACGCGGCGCCCGCGGTCTGTTCGTTCCGCGACGGCGCTCTCGAAGACGTGACGACGGGGCGCCAGTCGCCCGACACCTACGCCGACCGGTTCGTGGCCGTGTACGAGTAG
- a CDS encoding branched-chain amino acid ABC transporter permease, with amino-acid sequence MSDEPAPASEPETEAGALTDAIGVWAPRGNEVRVVAGTAVVLALFPFVFSRMPVVSDLLQGYQSLATLILIWGIFALGFDLLLGYTGLLSFGHAAFWGGAAYAAGVFSQQVSGSPVLMVAAGTAFAVLLAWVLGFLSLRRGGIYFAILTLAFAQMMFYMSSSPLAFITGGENGFTGVETGELLGTFALEAELPSVVGLLLGTWLYLFVGIITLLCVALAYRILHSPYGMVFRAIRENEQRAEFVGLNVWRYRLMSFILSGLFAGIAGSLFTIHGSYVPLSSLYWTESGEIVIMTVLGGTGSLFGPMVGAGVYLYVENIVSGGHPVDFIAPFWHLILGLVFVVVIWIFPRGIWGFVRDVRDFVTGGED; translated from the coding sequence ATGAGCGACGAACCCGCACCGGCGAGCGAACCGGAAACGGAAGCGGGTGCCCTCACCGACGCCATCGGCGTCTGGGCGCCCCGCGGCAACGAGGTTCGCGTCGTCGCCGGCACCGCCGTCGTCCTCGCGCTCTTTCCGTTCGTCTTCTCGCGGATGCCCGTCGTGAGCGACCTGCTGCAGGGGTATCAGAGCCTCGCGACGCTCATCCTGATCTGGGGCATCTTCGCGCTCGGCTTCGACCTCCTGCTCGGCTACACCGGACTGCTGTCGTTCGGTCACGCCGCCTTCTGGGGCGGCGCGGCCTACGCGGCCGGCGTGTTTAGCCAGCAGGTCTCCGGCTCCCCCGTCCTGATGGTGGCCGCGGGGACGGCCTTCGCCGTCCTCCTCGCGTGGGTACTCGGCTTCCTCTCGCTTCGTCGGGGCGGTATCTACTTCGCCATCCTCACGCTCGCGTTCGCCCAGATGATGTTCTACATGTCCTCGTCGCCGCTCGCGTTCATCACCGGCGGCGAGAACGGGTTCACGGGCGTCGAGACGGGAGAACTGCTCGGCACTTTCGCGCTCGAAGCCGAACTTCCGTCCGTGGTCGGACTGCTCCTCGGCACGTGGCTGTACCTCTTCGTAGGGATCATCACGCTGCTCTGTGTGGCTCTCGCCTACCGCATCCTCCACTCGCCGTACGGCATGGTGTTCCGAGCCATCCGGGAGAACGAACAGCGCGCCGAATTCGTCGGCCTGAACGTCTGGCGCTACCGGCTGATGTCCTTTATCCTCTCCGGGCTCTTCGCCGGTATCGCCGGGAGCCTCTTTACCATCCACGGGTCGTACGTCCCGCTGTCGTCGCTCTACTGGACCGAAAGCGGCGAGATCGTCATCATGACGGTCCTCGGCGGCACGGGATCGCTGTTCGGCCCCATGGTCGGCGCCGGCGTCTACCTCTACGTCGAGAACATCGTCAGCGGCGGCCACCCGGTCGACTTCATCGCCCCGTTCTGGCATCTCATCCTCGGCCTGGTGTTCGTCGTCGTCATCTGGATCTTCCCCCGCGGCATCTGGGGGTTCGTCCGCGACGTTCGCGACTTCGTCACCGGAGGTGAGGACTGA
- a CDS encoding haloacid dehalogenase type II, which yields MAGLCFDMYGTLCDTSSVRTRLGEVLGVPDRLVAAVDETWRRKQLQYSYQSAQMDDYEPFWAITSHALDYALAAYDLAPDAEARDRIRDAYNHLEPFPGAVEALTRLSEAGHDVVVLSNGNPAMLERLADNAGLAPHLDDVLSADAVRTFKPDPAVYEHAAETLDRPIGDCRLISSNAWDVAGAGNAGMATTWVNRARDPPEAIGARPDREVTTLPAVADDLC from the coding sequence ATGGCCGGACTCTGCTTCGACATGTACGGGACGCTCTGTGACACGAGTAGCGTGCGGACGCGCCTCGGCGAGGTGCTCGGGGTGCCCGACCGGCTCGTCGCCGCCGTCGACGAGACGTGGCGACGCAAACAGCTCCAGTACTCCTACCAGAGCGCACAGATGGACGACTACGAACCGTTCTGGGCCATCACGTCCCACGCGCTCGACTACGCGCTCGCGGCGTACGACCTCGCCCCGGACGCCGAGGCGCGTGACCGCATCCGCGACGCGTACAACCATCTGGAGCCGTTCCCGGGCGCTGTCGAGGCGCTCACCCGACTCTCCGAGGCCGGCCACGACGTGGTCGTCCTCTCGAACGGCAACCCCGCCATGCTCGAACGCCTCGCGGACAACGCGGGGCTCGCGCCCCACCTCGACGACGTGCTGAGCGCGGACGCGGTGCGGACGTTCAAACCCGACCCGGCGGTGTACGAACACGCCGCGGAGACCCTCGACCGCCCCATCGGCGACTGCCGGTTGATCTCCTCGAACGCGTGGGACGTCGCCGGCGCCGGCAACGCGGGCATGGCGACGACGTGGGTGAACCGCGCGCGTGACCCGCCCGAAGCCATCGGTGCCCGTCCGGACCGGGAAGTGACGACCCTGCCGGCCGTCGCCGACGACCTGTGCTGA
- a CDS encoding ABC transporter ATP-binding protein produces MTLLDVDAVDAYYGESHILRDLSLTVEEGEICALLGRNGAGKTTTLRSIAGAKPPEVRDGSITFNGDDITSLPADDVAMQGISLVPEERRVFPNLTVEENLRIAEVSRNRSNTWRRPLTATGTSMSTEQVYDDFPRLRERKTQKAGTLSGGEQQMLAIARALKQSTDLLLLDEPYEGLAPKIVEDVEAAVERISDQGVTILLVEQNAAAAIKIADRAYVVDQGGIVFDGTADELREDERTRERYLGV; encoded by the coding sequence GTGACGCTTCTCGACGTCGACGCCGTCGACGCCTACTACGGCGAGAGCCACATCCTGCGTGACCTCTCGCTCACCGTCGAGGAGGGCGAAATCTGTGCGCTCCTCGGCCGCAACGGCGCGGGCAAGACGACGACCTTGCGCTCCATCGCCGGCGCGAAACCGCCGGAGGTCCGCGACGGGTCGATCACGTTCAACGGCGACGACATCACGTCGCTGCCCGCCGACGACGTGGCGATGCAGGGCATCTCGCTGGTGCCAGAGGAACGCCGCGTCTTTCCGAACCTCACCGTCGAGGAGAACCTCCGGATCGCGGAGGTGTCGCGCAACCGCTCGAACACGTGGCGCCGGCCGCTCACCGCGACCGGCACGTCGATGTCGACCGAGCAGGTGTACGACGACTTCCCCCGCCTCCGCGAGCGCAAGACCCAGAAGGCCGGCACGCTCTCCGGTGGCGAACAGCAGATGCTCGCCATCGCCCGCGCGCTCAAACAGAGCACCGACCTCCTCCTGCTGGACGAACCCTACGAGGGACTCGCCCCCAAAATCGTCGAGGACGTGGAGGCGGCCGTCGAGCGCATCAGCGATCAGGGCGTGACGATCCTGCTCGTCGAGCAGAACGCCGCGGCGGCGATCAAAATCGCCGACCGGGCGTACGTCGTCGACCAGGGAGGAATCGTCTTCGACGGCACGGCCGACGAACTCCGCGAGGACGAACGGACCCGCGAGCGCTATCTGGGTGTCTGA
- a CDS encoding sodium:solute symporter family transporter encodes MVTTTTLLGLLVAVLVVFAAFGAWYARGRIETVEDYITARNSTGGGTLTATVVASSMGAWILFSPAEAGAAFGGITAVAGYAAGSALALAAFAVVGPRIRRLLPEGHSLTEYAYARYGPVMYGYVLLVSVAYMFVFLAAEFTGIASALSLIAGVPGWQTAAVVGATVLAYTGYGGLRASMVTDTVQTALILPLLIVSVVVTLLALGGTDAVHATVVDAAPELLTLGAPSGLEFGAYVVVAIVGAEMLNQAWWQRVYAASDEGTLRRSFLVAAVAVVPMVFLAGIFGPVAVGLGLVEAPGDASVSFFLVVTEVLPDPAVIAVAVLAVLLVVSSADTLFNAIASVVTVDLPRVVDLSDAGLTAAARAVTVVVAAAATVVGAQGYSVLTLFLLADLLAAATFVPLLYGLYSPRAWSGGVAAASAAGLVVGLAFFPPARAVLPLSALPAASYFVSFVGAAAVSTGLAVVTARLGNRRYDLDQLDRDVRRLDDGVLADGRGGDRR; translated from the coding sequence GTGGTGACGACGACGACGTTGCTCGGCCTCCTCGTCGCCGTCCTCGTCGTCTTCGCGGCGTTCGGCGCGTGGTACGCGCGGGGACGGATCGAGACGGTCGAAGACTACATCACCGCCCGCAACTCGACGGGCGGGGGGACGCTGACCGCGACGGTCGTCGCCTCCAGCATGGGGGCGTGGATCCTGTTCAGCCCCGCGGAAGCGGGGGCGGCCTTCGGCGGCATCACGGCCGTCGCGGGCTACGCCGCCGGGTCGGCGCTCGCCCTCGCCGCCTTCGCCGTCGTCGGGCCGCGCATCCGACGCCTCCTCCCCGAGGGCCACAGCCTCACCGAGTACGCCTACGCCCGCTACGGCCCGGTCATGTACGGCTACGTCCTCCTCGTGAGCGTCGCCTACATGTTCGTCTTCCTCGCCGCCGAGTTCACGGGCATCGCGAGCGCGCTCTCCCTGATCGCTGGCGTCCCCGGCTGGCAGACGGCGGCCGTCGTCGGCGCCACCGTCCTCGCCTACACGGGCTACGGCGGCCTGCGCGCGAGCATGGTGACCGACACCGTCCAGACGGCGCTCATTCTTCCGCTCCTGATCGTGAGCGTCGTCGTCACCCTGCTCGCGCTCGGCGGGACGGACGCCGTCCACGCCACCGTCGTCGACGCCGCGCCCGAACTGCTGACGCTTGGCGCGCCGAGCGGCCTCGAGTTCGGCGCGTACGTCGTCGTCGCCATCGTCGGCGCCGAGATGCTGAATCAGGCGTGGTGGCAGCGGGTGTACGCCGCGAGCGACGAGGGGACGCTCCGGCGTTCCTTCCTCGTCGCCGCCGTGGCGGTGGTGCCCATGGTCTTTCTCGCCGGTATCTTCGGCCCCGTCGCCGTCGGCCTCGGCCTCGTCGAGGCGCCCGGCGACGCCTCTGTCTCCTTTTTCCTCGTCGTGACCGAGGTCCTGCCCGATCCGGCCGTGATTGCCGTCGCCGTCCTCGCCGTCCTCCTCGTCGTCTCCAGCGCCGACACGCTCTTCAACGCCATCGCGAGCGTCGTCACCGTCGACCTGCCGCGGGTGGTCGACCTCTCCGATGCGGGGCTCACGGCCGCCGCGCGCGCGGTGACCGTCGTCGTCGCCGCCGCCGCCACCGTCGTCGGCGCGCAGGGCTACTCCGTCCTCACCCTGTTTCTGCTCGCGGACCTGCTGGCCGCCGCGACCTTCGTCCCCCTCCTGTACGGCCTCTACTCGCCGCGGGCGTGGTCCGGGGGCGTCGCCGCGGCCAGCGCGGCCGGTCTCGTCGTCGGTCTCGCCTTCTTCCCGCCGGCGCGGGCCGTCCTCCCGCTCTCGGCGCTGCCCGCTGCCTCCTACTTCGTCTCCTTCGTCGGCGCGGCCGCCGTCTCGACGGGGCTGGCCGTCGTGACCGCTCGGCTCGGGAACCGGCGGTACGACCTCGACCAGCTGGACCGCGACGTGCGTCGGCTGGACGACGGCGTACTGGCCGACGGTCGCGGAGGTGACCGCCGGTGA